The Burkholderiales bacterium DNA segment TTGTGTGGGTGACTCAGCGCGGCTGATTGAATACGGCGATGCCGACATTATGATTGCGGGCGGTGCCGAATCTACGGTGACTGAACTAGCCATCGGTGGTTTTGCGGCGGCCAAGGCCCTCAGCTCGAGAAACGACGATCCCGCTACCGCAAGCAGGCCATGGGACGTTGGGCGCGATGGTTTCGTGCTGGGAGAGGGGGCGGGCGTTGTAGTGCTGGAGGAAATGGAATTTGCGAAAAAACGGGGTGCCCGCATTTACGCCGAACTCGTCGGCTTTGGCATGAGCGCGGATGCTCATCACATAACCGCGCCGTGTGAAGACGGCGACGGCGCGGCGCGCTGCATGGTCAACGCTTTGCGGAACGCGGGCATCAACTCCGATCAAGTTGATTACATCAATGCCCATGGCACGTCTACGCCGCTGGGCGATATCGCCGAAACCGTGGCGGTCAAACGATGCTTTGGCGATCATTCGAGAAAGCTCGCCATCAGTTCCACCAAATCCATGACCGGCCACCTGCTGGGCGCCGCCGGAGGAGTGGAGGCGGTTTATACGGTTTTAGGCCTGTATCACCAAATTGCCCCCCCAACGATCAATATATTTGAGCAGGATCCGCAGTGCGACCTGGATTACGTTGCCAATACTGCGCGCAACATGAAAATGCAAGTCGCATTGTCAAACTCCTTTGGCTTCGGTGGAACCAACGGGACTTTGATATTCCTTAAAACCTAGCCACCCCGTATTTCGCGGCTTTCGGTTAAACTGCGGGCGTTCCTTTCTTGCTCCGGAGCCGCGGGCTCGATGCCGAACCTATGGTGCTGGTAAACGGTCGTCAAACCGATCTTGTAGATGTATGTGACCGTGGGCTCGCCTATGGTGACGGGGTATTCCGCACATTGCGTATTAATGCTGGGAAAGCAATTTGCTGGAGGCGCCACTTTCAGAAGCTTCAGGACGATTGCAGGATGCTCGGACTGCGTTGCCCAAGCTATGCCGATCTAAGCAAGGAGCTCGAGCAAGTTGCGTCCATAGCGCCCGATTGTGTGCTGAAAATCATTGTCACTCGCGGTTCAGGCGCGCGAGGCTACCGTGTGACCAGTGAAATGCAGCCTACGCGCATCGTCATGACGAGCCCGGTTCCCGACTTTCCGGCAAGTTATTATGAGCAGGGGGTACGCTTGCGGATATGCGATTTAAAATTGAGTTTGCAGCCGCGTCTTGCCGGTATCAAGCACCTTAACCGACTCGAGAATGTAATGGCCAGGCAAGAATGGAATGACGCATCCATTGCGGAGGGGCTACTTCTCGACAGTGAAGAATTTGTAATCGGCGGAACTATGACTAATGTGTTTATGTTCAAAGCTAATGAATTGTGGACGCCTGAACTTACCCGTTGTGGCGTTGCGGGCGTGCAACGCAAACGGGTTATGGAGCGGGCGGCCGTCTCGGGCATACCTTGTATTGAGCGCCATATTTCATTGGAGGAGCTATTGCAAGCAAATGAAATATTTCTTACCAACAGCGTGATCGGCGTGTGGCAGGTCGGCGAAATAGGGAACATCCGCTGGAAAAAAGGCGAGTTTACACCGACAGTCAGACAATGGCTTGATGAACCCCGTGATTAAGCGCTTAACTAAAGTCCTGTTGCTTCTCGCATTGGCTGTTTTCGCCACGTCATCAGCCTGGCTGCTTTATTATGCGAATACACCTCTGCAATTGCCCCGCACGCCGTTACAATTCAGTTTGAAGCAAGGTTCCAGTTTGCGCAGCGTGGCAAAACAACTGACTGAAATCGGAGTACTAGACCACCCGTGGAGTTTCGTTATTTTGGGAAGGGTATTGGGAAAAGCGGGAGAAATAAAAGCCGGCAGTTATGAGCTTGCACGCGATCTGAGCCCTTACCGGTTGCTCGGCAAGCTCACCCAGGGCGACGTTACGTTGCGGGAAATAGCCTTCATCGAAGGTTGGACATTTAATCAATTGCGCGAAGCGCTGAATAAGGATCTGGATATCAAGCACGACAGCGTTAACATGGGTGAGCAGGAAATTTTGAAGCGTATTGGCGCCACTGAAACGTCGGCAGAGGGGCTGTTTTTCCCGGACACCTATTTCTTTACCAGCGGCGTGAGCGATCTCACGATACTTAAACGCGCATATCGGACCATGAAGTACAACCTTGCCGCAGCGTGGGAGACGCGCGCCGAGAATTTACCGTTTTCAGATCCCTACCAAGTCCTGATCATCGCTTCCATCGTCGAAAAGGAAACCGGTCGATCCACCGACCGAAGTATGGTTGCGGCAGTTTTAATTAACCGCGTGAAATTGGGCATGAAGTTGCAGGCGGATCCCACCGTGATTTATGGTATGGGCGATAAATTCGACGGCAACCTGCGCAAGCGGGATTTGACCGGGGATACCACATATAACACCTATACCCGAGAAGGATTGCCGCCCACGCCTATAGCTTTGCCGGGACTTGCATCGATCGAAGCCGCCCTCCATCCGGCCAATAGCAAGGCCCTTTACTTTGTTTCAAGGGGTGACGGCACGACGATATTTTCGAACTCGCTCGAGGAACACAACCGCGCCGTGACAAAATATCAAAAAAGCGGCCATCGCAACCAACATAACGGAAAATGACGATTGAGTTCAGCAGATCCAAAACTCAGGGGGAAATTTATCACTCTCGAAGGATTGGACGGCGCGGGCAAAAGCACTCACTTGCCCTGGATCGCTGCTGAACTGCGCGCGTACCAACCCGATGTGGTGGTTACTCGCGAGCCGGGCGGTACACCGGTCGGTGAAATGCTAAGAGAAGTTCTGCTTAAACAGGCCATGCACCCTGAAACCGAAACACTGCTCATATTTGCGGCGCGTCGTGAACATCTTGATAAAGTCATCCTTCCCGCATTAACACGCGGAGCGTGGGTCGTCTCCGACCGTTTTAGTGACGCGAGTTTTGCCTATCAAGGCGGGGGCAGGGGCGTGTCCGCAACGAAACTCGAAGTCTTGGAAGGATGGATTGACCAAGGCCTGCAACCGGACGTTACTTTGCTTTTCGACGCGCCTGCTGCAATATGCAGACAACGACTTTCTCAAAGTACCCGATTTGATCGCTTTGAGCGCGAACACGAAATGTTCTTTGAGAACGTGCGGACTGCATACCTTAGACGGGCTGCCCGGTTTCCAAAGCGATTTCGTGTCATCAATGCTGCAGATACGCAAGACAATGTTAAGAAACAACTTAAAC contains these protein-coding regions:
- the fabF gene encoding beta-ketoacyl-ACP synthase II, yielding MSRRRVAVTGLGVVSPVGIGVTDNWKNIVAGKSGITRITRFDPSALSCQIAGEVKGFDPGRYIAAKEIRRMDRFIHLGLAAGIEAIKDSGIDITPENAERIGVNIGSGIGGLPLIEDNHRALLKGGPRKVSPFFIPGTIINMISGNLSIMFGLKGPNLAIVTACTTATHCVGDSARLIEYGDADIMIAGGAESTVTELAIGGFAAAKALSSRNDDPATASRPWDVGRDGFVLGEGAGVVVLEEMEFAKKRGARIYAELVGFGMSADAHHITAPCEDGDGAARCMVNALRNAGINSDQVDYINAHGTSTPLGDIAETVAVKRCFGDHSRKLAISSTKSMTGHLLGAAGGVEAVYTVLGLYHQIAPPTINIFEQDPQCDLDYVANTARNMKMQVALSNSFGFGGTNGTLIFLKT
- the pabC gene encoding aminodeoxychorismate lyase; its protein translation is MLRSRGLDAEPMVLVNGRQTDLVDVCDRGLAYGDGVFRTLRINAGKAICWRRHFQKLQDDCRMLGLRCPSYADLSKELEQVASIAPDCVLKIIVTRGSGARGYRVTSEMQPTRIVMTSPVPDFPASYYEQGVRLRICDLKLSLQPRLAGIKHLNRLENVMARQEWNDASIAEGLLLDSEEFVIGGTMTNVFMFKANELWTPELTRCGVAGVQRKRVMERAAVSGIPCIERHISLEELLQANEIFLTNSVIGVWQVGEIGNIRWKKGEFTPTVRQWLDEPRD
- the mltG gene encoding endolytic transglycosylase MltG, with amino-acid sequence MNPVIKRLTKVLLLLALAVFATSSAWLLYYANTPLQLPRTPLQFSLKQGSSLRSVAKQLTEIGVLDHPWSFVILGRVLGKAGEIKAGSYELARDLSPYRLLGKLTQGDVTLREIAFIEGWTFNQLREALNKDLDIKHDSVNMGEQEILKRIGATETSAEGLFFPDTYFFTSGVSDLTILKRAYRTMKYNLAAAWETRAENLPFSDPYQVLIIASIVEKETGRSTDRSMVAAVLINRVKLGMKLQADPTVIYGMGDKFDGNLRKRDLTGDTTYNTYTREGLPPTPIALPGLASIEAALHPANSKALYFVSRGDGTTIFSNSLEEHNRAVTKYQKSGHRNQHNGK
- the tmk gene encoding dTMP kinase; amino-acid sequence: MSSADPKLRGKFITLEGLDGAGKSTHLPWIAAELRAYQPDVVVTREPGGTPVGEMLREVLLKQAMHPETETLLIFAARREHLDKVILPALTRGAWVVSDRFSDASFAYQGGGRGVSATKLEVLEGWIDQGLQPDVTLLFDAPAAICRQRLSQSTRFDRFEREHEMFFENVRTAYLRRAARFPKRFRVINAADTQDNVKKQLKQLITSICL